A single genomic interval of Juglans regia cultivar Chandler chromosome 1, Walnut 2.0, whole genome shotgun sequence harbors:
- the LOC108985578 gene encoding pentatricopeptide repeat-containing protein At1g03560, mitochondrial codes for MRKATQRRLLPPAAVYPLPHPPLRPYINGGSIFKFSEPGPSPRFSSKPRWFLATSLPPPEWVEPFNDVSEVVSTRQQLEPSPWVAQILNLLDGSLAMEANLDSYCHKFLIRLSPSFVSFVLQSNKLCEDPSIALRFFYWASKQKSYAHSIECYVSLVELFSSCGNIDRIASVLKEFKEMGFVMTLSAANSLIKSLGSVGMVEELLWVWRRLKENGIDPGLYTYNFLVNGLVNSMFIESAERVLEVMEGGRVGPDVVTYNTMIKGYCKAGKKKKGMEKLRDMELRNVEPDKITYMTLMQACYMDEDFDTCLGLYHEMEEKGLEIPSHAYNLVIVALCRDGKCAEGHAVFESMIQKGCKANVAIYTALIDSYAKIGNMEQAIRLFQRMKNDGLEPDEVTNGVIVNGLSKSGRLEEAVEYFEFCRGNGLVVNAMFYSSLIDGLGKAGRVDEAERLFEEMVEKGCPRDSYCYNALLDALAKGGKIDEALALFKRMEEEGCDQTVYTYTILINGLFNEHRNEEALKMWDMMIDKGITPTAASFRTLSIGLCLSGKVARACRILDELAPMGILPETAFEDMIHVLCKAGRIKEACKLADGIVDRGREIPGRVRTILINALRKAGNADLAIKLMHSKIGIGYDRMGSIKRRVKFRVLFDN; via the coding sequence ATGAGAAAAGCAACCCAAAGGCGTCTACTCCCTCCCGCCGCAGTGTATCCCCTTCCTCATCCACCTCTACGTCCGTACATAAATGGCGGGTCAATCTTTAAATTCTCAGAACCTGGACCCTCACCACGTTTTTCTTCAAAACCCAGGTGGTTCTTggccacctctcttcctccaccTGAATGGGTGGAACCCTTCAACGATGTCTCTGAAGTAGTCTCAACCCGCCAACAACTAGAGCCATCTCCTTGGGTTGCCCAAATTCTCAACCTCCTGGATGGATCCTTGGCCATGGAGGCCAACTTAGACTCGTACTGCCACAAGTTCTTGATCAGGTTGTCCCCTAGctttgtttcatttgttttaCAGTCTAATAAACTTTGCGAAGATCCCAGTATTGCTTTGCGCTTCTTTTATTGGGCCAGTAAGCAAAAGAGTTACGCCCATAGTATTGAATGTTATGTGTCTTTGGTTGAACTTTTTTCGTCATGCGGTAATATAGATAGGATTGCAAGCGTTTTAAAGGAGTTCAAGGAAATGGGTTTTGTAATGACGTTGTCAGCGGCTAATTCTTTGATTAAGAGCTTAGGGAGTGTGGGAATGGTTGAGGAATTGTTGTGGGTCTGGCGTAGACTGAAGGAGAATGGGATTGACCCAGGGTTGTACACGTATAATTTCTTGGTGAATGGGTTGGTGAATTCGATGTTTATTGAGTCGGCCGAACGGGTTCTTGAGGTAATGGAAGGTGGGAGAGTAGGACCGGATGTTGTGACGTATAATACGATGATTAAAGGTTATTGTAAAgcagggaagaagaagaagggcaTGGAGAAGTTGAGGGATATGGAGTTGAGAAATGTGGAGCCTGATAAAATTACCTACATGACTTTGATGCAGGCATGCTATATGGATGAGGACTTTGATACTTGTTTGGGCCTTTATcatgaaatggaagaaaaggGGTTGGAAATTCCGAGTCATGCATATAATTTAGTGATTGTTGCGCTTTGCAGGGATGGAAAGTGTGCAGAAGGACATGCTGTGTTCGAAAGTATGATTCAGAAAGGCTGTAAAGCGAATGTGGCCATTTATACTGCCCTGATTGATTCTTATGCAAAAATTGGGAACATGGAACAGGCAATAAGGCTTTTTCAGAGGATGAAGAATGATGGGCTCGAACCGGATGAGGTTACTAATGGGGTTATTGTTAATGGGTTGAGTAAGAGTGGGAGATTGGAGGAAGCCGTGGAGTATTTTGAATTCTGTAGAGGTAATGGGCTGGTGGTTAACGCTATGTTCTATTCTAGTTTAATTgatggtcttggaaaggctggGAGAGTGGATGAAGCAGAAAGGCTTTTTGAAGAAATGGTTGAGAAGGGATGTCCGCGAGATTCATATTGCTACAATGCCCTTCTTGATGCCTTGGCTAAGGGTGGGAAAATTGATGAAGCATTAGCTCTCTTTAAGAGGATGGAAGAGGAAGGTTGTGATCAGACAGTCTATACATACACAATACTTATCAATGGACTGTTCAACGAGCATAGAAATGAAGAGGCATTGAAGATGTGGGACATGATGATCGATAAGGGAATCACACCAACTGCAGCATCTTTCAGGACTCTTTCAATTGGCCTTTGTCTGTCAGGCAAGGTAGCTAGGGCGTGCAGGATATTGGATGAGCTGGCTCCAATGGGTATTCTTCCCGAGACAGCTTTTGAGGATATGATCCATGTGCTGTGCAAAGCTGGCCGCATCAAGGAAGCATGCAAGCTGGCTGATGGGATTGTTGATAGGGGTAGAGAAATACCAGGGAGAGTTCGTACTATTCTAATCAATGCCTTGCGGAAAGCAGGCAATGCAGACTTAGCAATAAAGTTGATGCATAGTAAGATTGGAATTGGATATGATAGAATGGGCAGCATTAAAAGGCGTGTGAAGTTCCGGGTTCTGTTTGACAATTGA
- the LOC108985576 gene encoding mpv17-like protein isoform X1, producing the protein MATLSITAPHKLPSLTKSIAESQRPNFPPSMLSSQVFTKSNPLSNFSFSTRKRSCVIWSVTEDREVVPVKENLNIVKDEESRLLLNGSEELQPLSTSEGREEDDDFDRLVSKAINASIVLGFGTFAVSKLLTIDYDYWHGWTLYEVLRYAPEHNWIAYEQALKANPVLAKMAISGIVYSLGDWIAQCYEGKPLFEFDRTRMFRSGLVGFTLHGSLSHYYYQFCEALFPFEDWWVVPAKVAFDQTVWAAVWNSIYFVVLGFLRFESPTNIFSELKTTFWPLLTAGWKLWPFAHLITYGLIPLEQRLLWVDCVELIWVTILSTYSNEKSEARISEVSVEANPSSSSSPKVEERRNFQTRLTRLIARPGVSWA; encoded by the exons ATGGCTACTCTTAGCATCACCGCCCCCCATAAACTCCCTTCGCTCACCAAATCCATCGCAGAATCCCAGAGACCTAACTTTCCTCCATCTATGCTCTCCTCCCAAGTCTTCACCAAGTCCAACCCATTAAGCAATTTCAGCTTTTCAACCCGTAAAAGGAGCTGTGTCATTTGGTCGGTCACAGAGGACCGAGAAGTTGTTCCGGTGAAGGAGAATCTTAATATTGTCAAGGATGAAGAAAGCCGGTTGTTACTAAATGGGTCTGAAGAACTTCAGCCTCTTTCTACTTCTGAGGGgagagaagaggatgatgatttTGATAGGTTGGTTAGCAAAGCTATCAATGCCTCTATTGTTCTAGGATTTGGGACCTTCGCCGTCAGCAAGTTGCTCACCATTGACTATGATTACTGGCAT GGATGGACCCTTTATGAGGTTCTAAGGTATGCACCCGAACACAATTGGATTGCCTACGAACAAGCTCTCAAAGCAAACCCTGTTTTAGCCAAAATGGCAATAAGTGGGATTGTGTATTCTCTAGGAGATTGGATCGCTCAA TGTTATGAAGGAAAGCCTCTTTTTGAGTTTGACCGGACACGCATGTTCAGATCGGGCCTTGTTGGGTTTACTCTCCACGGTTCCCTTTCTCATTATTACTACCAATTTTGTGAG GCTCTTTTTCCATTCGAAGATTGGTGGGTGGTCCCTGCTAAAGTTGCCTTTGACCAAACAGTGTGGGCAGCAGTTTGGAACAGCATCTATTTTGTGGTTTTGGGGTTCTTACGTTTTGAATCTCCAACCAATATTTTTAGTGAACTAAAGACTACATTTTGGCCCTTGCTTACT GCTGGGTGGAAGCTTTGGCCATTTGCCCATCTGATAACCTATGGTCTTATCCCTCTTGAACAAAGGCTTCTTTGGGTAGACTGTGTGGAGCTCATCTGGGTTACCATACTGTCAAC TTATTCAAATGAGAAATCAGAAGCACGAATATCTGAAGTTTCAGTGGAAGCAAACCCTTCTTCATCCAGTAGTCCTAAG gtggaagaaagaagaaatttcCAAACAAGGCTTACTCGTCTTATTGCACGCCCAGGAGTCTCATGGGCCTGA
- the LOC108985576 gene encoding mpv17-like protein isoform X2 encodes MATLSITAPHKLPSLTKSIAESQRPNFPPSMLSSQVFTKSNPLSNFSFSTRKRSCVIWSVTEDREVVPVKENLNIVKDEESRLLLNGSEELQPLSTSEGREEDDDFDRLVSKAINASIVLGFGTFAVSKLLTIDYDYWHGWTLYEVLRYAPEHNWIAYEQALKANPVLAKMAISGIVYSLGDWIAQCYEGKPLFEFDRTRMFRSGLVGFTLHGSLSHYYYQFCEALFPFEDWWVVPAKVAFDQTVWAAVWNSIYFVVLGFLRFESPTNIFSELKTTFWPLLTAGWKLWPFAHLITYGLIPLEQRLLWVDCVELIWVTILSTYSNEKSEARISEVSVEANPSSSSSPKVQRTAVTKFP; translated from the exons ATGGCTACTCTTAGCATCACCGCCCCCCATAAACTCCCTTCGCTCACCAAATCCATCGCAGAATCCCAGAGACCTAACTTTCCTCCATCTATGCTCTCCTCCCAAGTCTTCACCAAGTCCAACCCATTAAGCAATTTCAGCTTTTCAACCCGTAAAAGGAGCTGTGTCATTTGGTCGGTCACAGAGGACCGAGAAGTTGTTCCGGTGAAGGAGAATCTTAATATTGTCAAGGATGAAGAAAGCCGGTTGTTACTAAATGGGTCTGAAGAACTTCAGCCTCTTTCTACTTCTGAGGGgagagaagaggatgatgatttTGATAGGTTGGTTAGCAAAGCTATCAATGCCTCTATTGTTCTAGGATTTGGGACCTTCGCCGTCAGCAAGTTGCTCACCATTGACTATGATTACTGGCAT GGATGGACCCTTTATGAGGTTCTAAGGTATGCACCCGAACACAATTGGATTGCCTACGAACAAGCTCTCAAAGCAAACCCTGTTTTAGCCAAAATGGCAATAAGTGGGATTGTGTATTCTCTAGGAGATTGGATCGCTCAA TGTTATGAAGGAAAGCCTCTTTTTGAGTTTGACCGGACACGCATGTTCAGATCGGGCCTTGTTGGGTTTACTCTCCACGGTTCCCTTTCTCATTATTACTACCAATTTTGTGAG GCTCTTTTTCCATTCGAAGATTGGTGGGTGGTCCCTGCTAAAGTTGCCTTTGACCAAACAGTGTGGGCAGCAGTTTGGAACAGCATCTATTTTGTGGTTTTGGGGTTCTTACGTTTTGAATCTCCAACCAATATTTTTAGTGAACTAAAGACTACATTTTGGCCCTTGCTTACT GCTGGGTGGAAGCTTTGGCCATTTGCCCATCTGATAACCTATGGTCTTATCCCTCTTGAACAAAGGCTTCTTTGGGTAGACTGTGTGGAGCTCATCTGGGTTACCATACTGTCAAC TTATTCAAATGAGAAATCAGAAGCACGAATATCTGAAGTTTCAGTGGAAGCAAACCCTTCTTCATCCAGTAGTCCTAAGGTACAACGAACTGCTGTTACAAAGTTCCCCTAG
- the LOC108985576 gene encoding mpv17-like protein isoform X3 — protein MATLSITAPHKLPSLTKSIAESQRPNFPPSMLSSQVFTKSNPLSNFSFSTRKRSCVIWSVTEDREVVPVKENLNIVKDEESRLLLNGSEELQPLSTSEGREEDDDFDRLVSKAINASIVLGFGTFAVSKLLTIDYDYWHGWTLYEVLRYAPEHNWIAYEQALKANPVLAKMAISGIVYSLGDWIAQCYEGKPLFEFDRTRMFRSGLVGFTLHGSLSHYYYQFCEALFPFEDWWVVPAKVAFDQTVWAAVWNSIYFVVLGFLRFESPTNIFSELKTTFWPLLTAGWKLWPFAHLITYGLIPLEQRLLWVDCVELIWVTILSTYSNEKSEARISEVSVEANPSSSSSPKGK, from the exons ATGGCTACTCTTAGCATCACCGCCCCCCATAAACTCCCTTCGCTCACCAAATCCATCGCAGAATCCCAGAGACCTAACTTTCCTCCATCTATGCTCTCCTCCCAAGTCTTCACCAAGTCCAACCCATTAAGCAATTTCAGCTTTTCAACCCGTAAAAGGAGCTGTGTCATTTGGTCGGTCACAGAGGACCGAGAAGTTGTTCCGGTGAAGGAGAATCTTAATATTGTCAAGGATGAAGAAAGCCGGTTGTTACTAAATGGGTCTGAAGAACTTCAGCCTCTTTCTACTTCTGAGGGgagagaagaggatgatgatttTGATAGGTTGGTTAGCAAAGCTATCAATGCCTCTATTGTTCTAGGATTTGGGACCTTCGCCGTCAGCAAGTTGCTCACCATTGACTATGATTACTGGCAT GGATGGACCCTTTATGAGGTTCTAAGGTATGCACCCGAACACAATTGGATTGCCTACGAACAAGCTCTCAAAGCAAACCCTGTTTTAGCCAAAATGGCAATAAGTGGGATTGTGTATTCTCTAGGAGATTGGATCGCTCAA TGTTATGAAGGAAAGCCTCTTTTTGAGTTTGACCGGACACGCATGTTCAGATCGGGCCTTGTTGGGTTTACTCTCCACGGTTCCCTTTCTCATTATTACTACCAATTTTGTGAG GCTCTTTTTCCATTCGAAGATTGGTGGGTGGTCCCTGCTAAAGTTGCCTTTGACCAAACAGTGTGGGCAGCAGTTTGGAACAGCATCTATTTTGTGGTTTTGGGGTTCTTACGTTTTGAATCTCCAACCAATATTTTTAGTGAACTAAAGACTACATTTTGGCCCTTGCTTACT GCTGGGTGGAAGCTTTGGCCATTTGCCCATCTGATAACCTATGGTCTTATCCCTCTTGAACAAAGGCTTCTTTGGGTAGACTGTGTGGAGCTCATCTGGGTTACCATACTGTCAAC TTATTCAAATGAGAAATCAGAAGCACGAATATCTGAAGTTTCAGTGGAAGCAAACCCTTCTTCATCCAGTAGTCCTAAG GGAAAGTGA